The Paenibacillus swuensis genome contains the following window.
GCCGGAAGGAGGAGAAGAGTTATGATGAAATCATCGAGTATATACTGGTCCGCGCTGGATATCCTGGGCGAGCATTGGACGGTGCTGGCTACGGACAAGGGATTGTGCCGGATATTCTACCCGCACAATCAGCTGGAAGAGGCGTTGCCCTGGATCCAGCGATATCAACCCGGCGCGCAGTTAACGGAAGCGCCGGAGATGATCGAACGTTTAGGAGTAGCGGAATTGTTGCGGGGTTATTTTGGCGGGGAGCGGGTGACGTTTGATGCCGTTCCGCTGGACCTGTGGGGCACCCCGTTTCAACAAGAGGTGTGGAAAGCGCTCCGTGAGATCCCGTACGGAACCACCAGTTCGTACCGCGATCTTGCAATCGCGATCAATCGTCCGCAGGCGGTTCGGGCGGTCGGGGCGGCCAACGGGGCGAATCCGATTCCCATCGTCGTGCCTTGCCACCGCGTCATCGGTGCGAACCGCACGCTGGTCGGCTACCGCGGTGGTTTGAACATGAAGACGCGGTTGCTGCAGCTTGAAGGCGTGGAGCCGGTCGAGCCTGCAGGGCATGCGAGATTCTTGTTCTAGTGAAAAATTCTAAGGAACCCCAGCGGCGCTATGGGAGGAAAATGACCACCTTTTAGATTCTAAGGAACCCCAGCAACGCTAATGTGTTTAAAGTGATGATGGAGAGGGTGCATTGGGCGAAATAGCGTGTCTGAGGTTCGTTAGCGTGGAAAAGTGAGCGAAATGCGCGTAATAAGACCACTAGAGTTCGTTAGAATAAAAGTAGCTTTATACAGCAAATACCTGCATTATAGCACCAATGAACGAATATCCTAACACTCACATGACTCTAAGGAACCCTAGCGGCGCTATGGGAGGAAAATGACCACCTTCTAGATTCTAAGGAATCCCAGCAACGCTAATGTGTTTAAAGTGATGATGGAGAGGGTGCATGGGGCGAAATAGCGTGTCTGAGGTTCCTTAGCGTGGAAAAGTGGATGAATTTGGGCGGAATAAGACCACTGGAGTTCGTTAGACGATTTTAAAGTAACTTTATTCAGCAAATACCTGCATCAGAGCACCAATGAACGAATATCCTAGCACTCACATGATTCTAAGGAACCCCAGCGGCGCTATTGGAGGGAAATGACCACCTTTTAGATTCTAAACATTCCTGTATGAGCTAAGAAATGAGCTTGGACAAAAAACAGGAGCGCCTTGTATGATGGGGGTGTACGGGGTCATAGCCCTTAAGAAAACCCATCAGGAGGC
Protein-coding sequences here:
- a CDS encoding methylated-DNA--[protein]-cysteine S-methyltransferase; protein product: MMKSSSIYWSALDILGEHWTVLATDKGLCRIFYPHNQLEEALPWIQRYQPGAQLTEAPEMIERLGVAELLRGYFGGERVTFDAVPLDLWGTPFQQEVWKALREIPYGTTSSYRDLAIAINRPQAVRAVGAANGANPIPIVVPCHRVIGANRTLVGYRGGLNMKTRLLQLEGVEPVEPAGHARFLF